In Hemitrygon akajei chromosome 17, sHemAka1.3, whole genome shotgun sequence, one DNA window encodes the following:
- the irx3a gene encoding iroquois-class homeodomain protein IRX-3a, giving the protein MSFPQLGYQYIAATRPLYPDRQGISSSRTGSDLTASGAASTVLTMYGSPYAAQGYGAFLPYAADLPMFPQLGAQYELKDSPSVQHPAFPHHHAAYYPYGQYQFGDPSRPKNATRESTSTLKAWLNEHRKNPYPTKGEKIMLAIITKMTLTQVSTWFANARRRLKKENKMTWTPRNRTDEEGNSYGSDPDLEGEKKEDDEEIDLENIDTENIESKEDEDEHDPDLSLDCKLDGRSDSEISDAFDDLNGSEDGFLKSVVKDSRVTEEKRGDLSPEISGQSSGDQTKNNAEGKSPVSSPPENSLSLNQKPKIWSLAETATTPDNPRKSPQIGSSPAGPPASSLLGQHRLFACPMGKFQNWTNRTFSHHPLALINSNHFLGLSASQAAPAAGVPAFCTVRGEERAQTAEPTVTDRSSALEIEKKIVKTAFQPVQRRPQKQLDAAMVLSALSSA; this is encoded by the exons ATGTCTTTCCCACAATTGGGATATCAGTACATAGCTGCGACTAGGCCACTATACCCAGATCGCCAGGGTATATCGTCTTCCAGGACTGGGAGCGATCTGACGGCGTCCGGTGCTGCTTCTACCGTACTAACCATGTATGGATCCCCTTATGCCGCTCAAGGATACGGCGCCTTTTTGCCTTATGCAGCCGATCTCCCCATGTTTCCTCAGCTG GGCGCCCAGTACGAACTGAAGGACAGTCCGAGCGTACAACACCCTGCTTTCCCACACCACCACGCCGCTTACTACCCTTATGGCCAATACCAGTTCGGGGATCCGTCCAGGCCGAAAAACGCCACAAGGGAAAGTACCAGCACCTTGAAAGCTTGGCTCAACGAGCACAGAAAGAACCCATACCCGACCAAAGGGGAGAAAATTATGTTGGCCATAATCACCAAAATGACCCTGACCCAAGTGTCTACCTGGTTCGCTAATGCTCGGAGGAGGCTTAAAAAGGAGAACAAGATGACTTGGACTCCCAGAAACCGAACGGACGAAGAGGGTAATTCGTATGGAAGCGACCCGGACCTGGAAGGGGAGAAAAAAGAGGACGACGAGGAGATCGATTTAGAGAATATCGATACGGAGAATATCGAGAGTAAAGAGGACGAAGACGAGCACGACCCGGACTTAAGCCTGGACTGCAAACTGGACGGGAGAAGTGACTCTGAGATCTCAGACGCTTTTGATGACTTGAATGGTTCCgaggatggttttctgaaatcGGTGGTAAAAGACTCCAGAGTGACTGAGGAGAAGCGAGGCGACCTTTCGCCTGAGATTTCAGGACAGTCCAGTGGCGACCAGACCAAAAACAACGCCGAGGGGAAAAGCCCCGTCTCCTCTCCACCCGAGAACAGCCTGTCGCTGAACCAAAAGCCTAAGATCTGGTCTTTGGCTGAAACCGCCACCACTCCGGACAATCCCCGCAAGTCCCCACAGATAGGCAGCTCTCCTGCGGGGCCTCCAGCCTCGTCTCTCCTCGGCCAGCACAGACTATTCGCCTGCCCCATGGGCAAGTTTCAGAACTGGACAAACCGAACCTTTTCTCATCATCCCCTGGCTTTAATCAATTCAAACCACTTCCTCGGACTCAGTGCTAGTCAAGCAGCCCCTGCTGCTGGTGTCCCTGCATTCTGTACTGTAAGAGGTGAAGAGCGGGCTCAGACAGCAGAACCCACAGTAACAG ATCGAAGCAGTGCCTtggaaatagagaaaaaaatagtaaaGACAGCTTTTCAGCCGGTTCAGAGACG ACCCCAGAAACAACTCGATGCAGCCATGGTTTTGTCGGCGCTCTCCTCCGCATAG